In Methanobacterium paludis, the following proteins share a genomic window:
- a CDS encoding class I SAM-dependent methyltransferase translates to MNGKISDNYLDYLTRLNEPSNEQYEIAARSYETNYGQFLPKDRNVKILDVGCGMGHFLYYLKEKGYTNFFGIDIEENQIEFCRRNFTENVETANVLDYLKNCESIYDTIIMNDVIEHIQKKDTMILLDYVITSLKSKGVIIIKTPNMNNLFGLSFRYQDFTHEMGFTEVTLSQIMNAAGFINIALVPEVYAKFGFKRRIANIIRSIFYKVISIAHIINNGKAPEILTPNLILVAQKE, encoded by the coding sequence ATGAATGGAAAAATATCAGATAATTATTTGGATTATCTTACACGGCTGAATGAACCTTCAAATGAACAGTATGAAATTGCTGCTCGGAGTTATGAAACTAATTATGGGCAATTCTTACCAAAGGATCGAAATGTTAAAATATTAGATGTGGGTTGTGGAATGGGACACTTCTTATATTACTTAAAAGAGAAGGGATATACAAATTTTTTTGGAATAGATATAGAAGAAAATCAGATAGAATTTTGCAGAAGAAATTTTACTGAAAATGTAGAAACTGCAAATGTACTTGATTATTTAAAAAATTGTGAATCCATTTATGATACTATAATAATGAATGATGTTATTGAGCATATCCAAAAAAAAGATACAATGATTTTATTGGATTATGTGATCACTTCTTTAAAAAGTAAAGGAGTTATTATTATAAAAACTCCCAATATGAACAATCTTTTTGGTTTGAGTTTTAGATACCAAGATTTCACCCATGAAATGGGTTTTACAGAAGTAACTTTATCCCAAATTATGAATGCTGCTGGTTTTATAAATATAGCTTTAGTTCCAGAAGTCTATGCTAAATTTGGGTTTAAAAGACGCATTGCTAATATAATTAGATCTATTTTTTATAAAGTTATAAGTATTGCTCATATTATAAATAACGGAAAAGCACCGGAAATATTAACTCCCAATCTTATTTTAGTAGCTCAAAAAGAGTAA
- a CDS encoding glycosyltransferase, which yields MKLCIVPTMFPKYKGDYYGSFVYDEAKKLVENGIEVHVLTQHNHGIPYEEIMDGIHVHRFRWLEPKEFRALVHFKGLKDNLRLLTYVISLFFNLVKIIKKYKINIIHAHSVIPTGLIGVIVAKIMGCPSFITAHGMDINNFDAKSIYGHLISFSLKHCDKAIAVSGDLAETMKSLGITKDKIVILRNAVDTNRFKPFKNMELRHKYGVKENELLILFVGYLDTFKGIFELVDAFYGINKENKNVKLMMVGTGLKKDEIKKKISQLGLKSYVMLIGTVPHAEIHSYYQMADVFVLPSHTEGFPLSVLEAMACKIPVLVTDVGGISEIIENGLNGFVVVSNDEHELTNKLKIITKDKNLRNDFANKSYEIIRNSHFDMGDKIKVLKELYSYMVNK from the coding sequence TTGAAATTATGTATTGTTCCAACAATGTTTCCAAAATACAAAGGAGATTATTACGGTTCTTTTGTGTATGATGAAGCAAAAAAACTTGTTGAAAATGGAATTGAAGTTCATGTGCTTACTCAACATAATCATGGAATACCTTATGAAGAAATTATGGATGGAATACACGTTCACAGGTTTAGATGGTTGGAACCAAAAGAATTCAGGGCTCTTGTTCATTTTAAAGGATTAAAAGATAATTTAAGGCTTTTAACTTACGTAATTTCACTGTTTTTCAATTTAGTCAAAATAATTAAAAAATATAAAATTAACATCATCCATGCACATTCAGTTATTCCTACAGGATTGATAGGAGTTATCGTGGCGAAAATTATGGGTTGCCCATCTTTTATAACAGCTCATGGTATGGACATCAACAATTTTGATGCAAAATCCATTTATGGACATTTAATCTCATTTTCTTTGAAGCACTGTGACAAAGCAATAGCAGTTAGTGGAGATCTTGCAGAAACAATGAAATCTTTGGGTATAACTAAAGATAAAATCGTTATTTTAAGGAATGCCGTGGATACAAACAGATTTAAACCTTTTAAAAACATGGAGCTTCGCCATAAATATGGAGTTAAAGAAAATGAACTTTTAATACTTTTTGTTGGGTATTTGGACACGTTTAAGGGCATATTTGAGCTTGTTGATGCATTTTATGGGATAAATAAAGAAAATAAAAATGTAAAACTTATGATGGTTGGAACGGGACTTAAGAAAGATGAAATCAAAAAGAAGATTTCTCAGTTGGGTTTGAAAAGTTATGTAATGCTCATTGGTACTGTTCCACATGCTGAAATTCATAGTTACTACCAAATGGCAGACGTTTTTGTTCTTCCATCACATACTGAAGGTTTTCCTTTATCTGTTTTAGAAGCTATGGCTTGTAAAATACCGGTTTTAGTTACTGATGTTGGAGGAATATCTGAAATAATTGAAAATGGTTTAAATGGATTTGTTGTGGTTTCTAATGATGAACATGAATTAACTAATAAATTGAAGATTATTACAAAGGATAAAAACTTAAGAAATGATTTTGCTAATAAATCATATGAGATAATAAGAAATAGTCATTTTGATATGGGAGATAAAATAAAAGTCTTAAAAGAATTATACAGTTATATGGTGAATAAATGA
- a CDS encoding oligosaccharide flippase family protein, which translates to MNAYKIFVQRLGLMGATSILVALSTLMLIPVLTKSFGAVGYGIWIQVGVTVALLTNIATVGLLPSMIRFLAAEKNKEMIQEGFYSIISVTLLVISIILIILLIFSKPIAVGLFDGNIAIANLMAFIIFFACFNSVFLNYYRTFQQIRKYSLFTLSQTYLAVMFAVYLTLSGHDLFSVLIGLLITYLIFFFVMIYDIITEIGFKIPNFKCLKQYLAFGVPTIPSNMSYWVVESSDRYVISILLGAAFVGYYAPSYTLGTVILLLAPFSLILPSVLPEYYDKQEMDKVRTFINYSLKYFLLLAIPSLFGLSLLSKPILSILTTPTITLNGYLVTPFIILGTLIFGIYQIINNILILEKKTKIIGTIWIIAAVLNLTLNIVMVPHFGILAAAAVTLVSYLFAFAVTLHYSIKYFNFRFKFGFVLKSVVASILMSSIIVLINPEGVLNILIVVGLCAVVYVAAIIILKGINNKEIEFFKELLQRSS; encoded by the coding sequence TTGAATGCGTACAAAATTTTTGTCCAGAGACTTGGATTGATGGGTGCAACAAGTATTCTTGTAGCATTAAGCACATTAATGCTGATCCCGGTTTTAACAAAGAGTTTTGGAGCTGTGGGTTATGGAATTTGGATTCAAGTAGGTGTAACCGTAGCGTTACTAACGAACATAGCAACTGTGGGATTACTCCCATCTATGATCCGATTTTTGGCTGCGGAAAAAAATAAAGAGATGATACAAGAAGGATTCTATTCCATAATTTCCGTAACTTTACTTGTAATCTCCATAATACTCATTATATTGTTAATATTTTCAAAACCAATTGCTGTAGGGCTTTTTGATGGTAATATCGCGATTGCAAATTTAATGGCATTTATAATATTCTTTGCATGTTTTAATTCAGTTTTTCTTAATTATTATAGAACATTCCAGCAGATAAGAAAGTATTCTTTGTTTACACTTTCTCAAACTTATCTTGCAGTGATGTTTGCAGTTTATCTTACGTTATCTGGTCATGATTTGTTTAGTGTGCTAATTGGACTTTTAATAACTTATTTAATCTTTTTTTTTGTGATGATTTATGATATAATAACTGAAATTGGGTTTAAAATTCCAAATTTCAAATGTCTTAAGCAATATCTAGCTTTTGGAGTACCAACTATTCCAAGTAACATGTCTTATTGGGTGGTTGAATCCAGTGATCGTTATGTGATTTCTATTTTATTGGGGGCGGCGTTTGTAGGGTATTATGCACCTAGTTATACATTAGGTACTGTTATTCTACTTTTAGCACCATTTTCTTTAATTTTGCCTTCTGTTCTCCCAGAGTACTATGATAAACAAGAAATGGATAAAGTTCGAACTTTTATAAATTATTCTCTGAAATATTTCCTTCTTTTGGCGATACCATCCTTATTTGGTTTGTCACTTTTATCGAAACCAATACTTTCAATACTCACAACACCAACTATAACTTTAAATGGGTATTTGGTAACTCCTTTTATCATTTTAGGTACTTTAATATTTGGGATTTATCAAATCATAAATAATATACTCATATTGGAAAAAAAGACCAAAATCATTGGTACTATATGGATTATTGCAGCTGTCTTGAACTTAACCTTAAACATTGTAATGGTTCCACATTTTGGAATTCTTGCTGCTGCTGCGGTCACATTAGTTTCCTACCTTTTTGCCTTTGCAGTTACTCTCCACTACTCCATTAAATACTTTAATTTTAGATTTAAATTTGGATTTGTACTGAAAAGTGTTGTTGCTTCAATCTTAATGTCTTCCATAATTGTTTTAATTAATCCTGAAGGAGTTCTAAATATTTTGATTGTTGTTGGGTTGTGTGCTGTTGTTTATGTTGCAGCTATCATTATATTAAAAGGCATTAACAATAAAGAGATAGAATTCTTTAAGGAATTACTTCAAAGAAGTTCTTAA
- a CDS encoding glycosyltransferase family 39 protein → MDNSENSLKKKFGKLDGPLKKYAPYIFLFILTLIVTLITYYRVLIQIEIGPVWDTYDFLSDALVFAGQGMGYADLTRPPLLPFITSIFFRLGYASPTTIFVVDGVMFIFGVIGFYLLLKLRFNEIESFLGSLLYATFPIVISFVGVGLSDIPSVSLSIWAFYFTVLAVKKNSKFFYLSFPFVMFAFLTRYPAALMIFPMFLYILINRDITKKIKDITVGIVASLLFIIPVLIFSYQKFGNPLYTFIAFFGLTSTSTPISPENFSYNTNLLYFLENLPSYIGAQGVAVILIILLGIIIYAGFNLRKSRDKKKLSFIFNFESSNIKIKLAIFLVFLLTFVGTFGQIFYMLSEVIFFVMCYVFYDLSKNLNIKDMDIHLLFFAWFMAFFIFHSVFVIKDNRYFVTMAPAVAYFLILGLSGVTGKLKFKVKNRNLMFPIFALILTIMILASTISYLPSVKQANTNLKVLDDNVASASEWFVNYDPDYKNKTIYSDVSPYSGWYLKTNVKLMLIFKDNQSYSGGVKDYNFSPEDSKAFNQHLKNNNVDYYFCINKGLNLTSYKTVKQFGYVVIYEKKP, encoded by the coding sequence TTGGATAATTCTGAAAACAGTTTAAAAAAGAAATTTGGGAAACTAGATGGCCCTCTGAAGAAATATGCTCCTTATATTTTCCTTTTTATATTAACCTTGATTGTAACTTTAATCACTTATTACCGTGTATTAATTCAAATAGAGATAGGTCCCGTCTGGGATACTTACGATTTTCTATCAGATGCATTGGTTTTTGCAGGTCAAGGGATGGGGTATGCTGATTTAACCAGACCACCTCTTTTACCATTCATAACTTCAATCTTCTTCAGGTTAGGATATGCATCTCCAACAACAATTTTCGTTGTGGATGGTGTTATGTTCATTTTTGGAGTTATTGGATTTTACTTACTTTTAAAACTCCGTTTCAATGAGATTGAAAGCTTTTTAGGTAGTTTATTATATGCAACATTTCCAATTGTAATTTCATTTGTTGGTGTTGGTCTTTCAGATATTCCTAGTGTTTCCTTATCAATTTGGGCTTTTTATTTCACAGTTTTAGCTGTCAAAAAGAATTCAAAGTTTTTTTATTTATCATTTCCATTTGTGATGTTTGCTTTTTTAACGAGGTATCCTGCAGCTCTTATGATTTTCCCAATGTTTTTGTATATTTTGATAAATAGAGATATAACTAAAAAAATTAAGGATATAACAGTAGGGATTGTTGCATCACTTTTGTTCATAATTCCAGTACTTATATTTTCTTATCAAAAATTTGGCAACCCACTATATACATTTATAGCCTTTTTTGGTTTAACATCCACATCAACACCTATTTCGCCTGAAAACTTTTCATATAACACCAATTTACTCTACTTCCTGGAAAACTTACCCTCTTATATAGGGGCTCAGGGTGTTGCAGTTATCTTAATAATCCTATTGGGGATTATAATTTATGCGGGTTTTAATTTGAGGAAATCCCGAGATAAAAAAAAGTTGTCTTTTATTTTTAATTTTGAAAGCTCCAACATAAAAATAAAATTAGCCATATTTTTGGTATTTTTATTAACATTTGTTGGAACATTTGGACAGATTTTTTACATGTTAAGTGAAGTAATTTTCTTTGTTATGTGTTATGTGTTCTATGATCTCTCCAAAAATCTTAATATAAAAGATATGGATATTCATCTATTGTTCTTTGCTTGGTTTATGGCGTTTTTCATATTCCACAGTGTCTTTGTAATAAAAGACAATAGATATTTTGTCACAATGGCTCCAGCAGTTGCATATTTCCTTATTTTGGGATTGAGTGGTGTTACAGGGAAATTGAAATTTAAAGTCAAAAACAGGAATTTAATGTTTCCAATATTTGCTTTGATTTTGACTATAATGATATTAGCATCTACAATTTCATATTTACCGAGTGTTAAACAGGCAAACACTAATCTTAAAGTTTTGGATGATAATGTTGCTTCAGCAAGCGAATGGTTTGTAAATTATGATCCTGACTACAAGAATAAAACAATATATTCTGACGTGTCCCCATATTCTGGATGGTATTTAAAGACCAATGTGAAACTGATGTTGATTTTTAAGGATAATCAATCATATTCTGGTGGAGTTAAAGATTATAATTTTAGTCCAGAGGATAGCAAAGCATTTAACCAACATTTAAAGAATAATAATGTAGATTATTATTTCTGTATAAATAAAGGGTTGAATTTAACATCATACAAAACTGTTAAACAGTTTGGTTATGTTGTTATATATGAAAAAAAGCCATAG
- a CDS encoding glycosyltransferase family 39 protein codes for MDNYDKSLENKSNKFYSALNKYSPYISLILLTLIVSVITYYRVLIQMDIGPLSDSCDFLSDALVYAGQGMGYADLLRPPLFPFITSLFFKLGYISTSTIFVVDGVLFVLGVIGFYLLLKLRFNDIESFLGALIYSTFPIVIAVLGCGFSDLASVSFTIWTFYFLVLAVKKNSKFFYLVFPFAMFAFLARYNSALIIFPIALYILMNRDKINFKNIFIGIFCALLAIVPVFVFFYEKFGNMIYPFMSFFGATSSSVPLSPENASYNSNLLYFIDKFPAFIGFDGVLVILIIVVGILIYSILKLRRKSEDKRQLFSGLHLETAGTKLKLILLALLLLLFIGTFGKIFYMLSEVIFFAACYMFYDLSKSLNIKDMDLHILFFAWFMAFFIFHSVYMIKDNRYFVVMAPPVAYFMILGLSGVSDRLKFKIKNRNITFPLIAVVLTLILLLSTASYLPTVQQANNDTKITDENIIIATEWLASYDPAYKNKTIYSDLWPNFSWYLKTNVKMVPVFKDNQSYSGGVKDQTFNQNDIKDFNNYLEGNNADYYFSIRKGLNLTSYKQIKQFGNVIVYEKINQST; via the coding sequence TTGGATAATTATGATAAAAGCTTAGAAAACAAATCTAATAAATTTTATAGTGCTCTAAATAAGTACTCTCCTTACATTTCACTTATTCTATTGACGTTGATTGTAAGTGTGATCACGTATTATCGTGTATTAATTCAAATGGACATTGGTCCACTTTCAGATAGCTGTGACTTTCTTTCAGATGCACTGGTATATGCAGGGCAGGGTATGGGCTATGCAGACTTGTTAAGACCACCCCTTTTCCCATTCATAACTTCCCTCTTCTTTAAATTGGGATACATTTCCACCAGCACAATTTTTGTTGTTGACGGTGTTCTGTTTGTCTTGGGGGTTATTGGATTCTATTTACTTTTAAAGCTCCGTTTTAATGATATTGAAAGCTTTTTAGGTGCTTTAATATATTCCACCTTTCCAATTGTCATTGCAGTTCTGGGCTGTGGGTTTTCAGATCTTGCAAGTGTTTCTTTTACGATCTGGACATTTTATTTCCTGGTTTTAGCTGTTAAAAAGAATTCTAAGTTCTTTTATTTAGTATTTCCATTTGCAATGTTTGCTTTTTTGGCAAGGTACAATTCTGCACTCATAATATTCCCAATTGCACTTTATATCCTGATGAATAGGGATAAAATAAACTTCAAAAACATATTTATAGGAATTTTCTGCGCACTTTTAGCAATTGTCCCTGTTTTTGTTTTCTTTTATGAAAAATTCGGAAACATGATCTACCCTTTCATGTCTTTTTTTGGTGCAACTTCATCTTCAGTTCCACTTTCACCGGAAAATGCATCATATAATTCTAATTTACTCTACTTCATAGACAAATTTCCTGCTTTTATAGGGTTCGATGGTGTTTTAGTTATACTAATAATTGTAGTGGGTATTCTGATTTACAGTATACTCAAGTTAAGAAGGAAATCTGAAGATAAAAGGCAGTTATTTAGTGGACTGCACCTTGAAACTGCTGGTACAAAATTAAAGTTGATTCTGCTGGCACTTTTATTACTACTATTTATTGGAACGTTTGGCAAGATTTTTTACATGCTGAGTGAAGTAATATTCTTTGCTGCCTGTTACATGTTCTATGACCTTTCAAAAAGCCTTAATATAAAAGATATGGATCTCCACATCCTATTTTTTGCCTGGTTCATGGCGTTTTTCATATTCCACAGTGTATATATGATCAAGGACAATAGATATTTCGTTGTAATGGCCCCACCAGTGGCTTATTTCATGATTCTAGGATTGAGTGGAGTTTCAGATAGATTAAAATTTAAAATTAAAAATAGAAATATTACATTCCCATTAATTGCAGTAGTTTTGACTTTAATTTTACTTTTATCCACAGCATCTTACTTGCCTACAGTTCAGCAGGCAAACAATGACACCAAAATTACTGATGAGAACATAATTATAGCAACTGAATGGTTGGCAAGCTATGATCCTGCCTACAAAAATAAAACAATTTATTCAGATTTGTGGCCCAATTTCAGCTGGTATTTAAAGACCAATGTAAAAATGGTGCCTGTTTTTAAGGATAACCAATCATATTCTGGTGGAGTTAAGGATCAAACTTTTAATCAGAATGATATAAAGGATTTCAACAATTATTTGGAGGGTAATAATGCTGATTACTACTTCTCAATTCGAAAGGGTTTGAATTTAACATCATACAAACAGATTAAGCAGTTTGGGAATGTGATTGTGTATGAAAAAATAAATCAAAGCACTTAA
- the yjjX gene encoding inosine/xanthosine triphosphatase, translated as MKVAVGSKNPVKVKATKNILEKIYEDLEVLSVDADSQVPSQPFGLDQTINGAINRAKNAYSTGEFDLSVGIESGLMETPNSITGYIDLQWCAVFDGDKITLGVSSGFEYPPMVIEEVLNGVEVGDVMDKVTGVEDLGEKAGAVSYLSRGMLDRTENTEQCVLTAMIPRMNEEVYFKD; from the coding sequence ATGAAAGTTGCAGTTGGATCTAAAAATCCTGTGAAGGTCAAAGCCACTAAAAACATTTTAGAGAAGATCTATGAAGATTTGGAAGTTCTTTCAGTGGATGCAGATTCCCAAGTACCATCACAGCCTTTTGGATTGGATCAGACCATAAATGGCGCCATAAACAGGGCAAAAAATGCATATTCTACTGGTGAATTTGACCTCTCAGTTGGCATTGAATCTGGACTTATGGAAACCCCCAATTCAATAACAGGATACATAGACTTGCAGTGGTGTGCAGTATTTGATGGGGATAAAATAACTTTGGGTGTGAGTTCCGGGTTTGAATACCCTCCGATGGTTATAGAAGAAGTTTTAAATGGCGTTGAAGTTGGAGATGTTATGGATAAGGTGACTGGTGTTGAGGACCTTGGAGAGAAGGCAGGTGCGGTCAGCTATCTTTCCAGGGGAATGCTTGACAGAACAGAAAATACCGAGCAATGCGTTTTGACTGCGATGATTCCCAGGATGAATGAAGAAGTTTATTTTAAGGATTAA
- a CDS encoding phosphopantetheine adenylyltransferase — MEPDQYKKVAVGGTFDKFHKGHRKLLDTAFELGSYVVIGVTSNAFGGLKGKIDPCNVRMSNLKGLLENKHINYDIQQLNEPYGTTIDDEDIDAIVVSEETEPTAFKINRIRKEKGMKPIDIITIHMVLAEDGKPISSTRIRKGEIDRTGTIIKEY, encoded by the coding sequence ATGGAACCTGATCAATACAAAAAAGTGGCTGTAGGTGGAACTTTTGATAAATTCCACAAGGGTCACAGGAAGCTCCTTGACACAGCATTTGAACTTGGCAGTTACGTTGTTATAGGTGTTACTTCAAATGCATTTGGAGGATTAAAGGGTAAAATTGACCCTTGCAATGTGAGAATGTCTAATTTAAAAGGATTACTTGAGAATAAACATATAAACTACGATATTCAACAATTGAACGAACCCTACGGCACAACTATAGATGACGAGGATATTGATGCCATAGTTGTAAGTGAGGAAACAGAACCAACAGCCTTCAAGATAAACAGAATAAGAAAAGAGAAGGGAATGAAACCGATTGATATCATAACCATTCATATGGTGCTTGCAGAGGATGGAAAACCAATTTCATCCACCAGAATACGTAAAGGTGAAATAGACAGGACTGGTACAATTATTAAGGAATATTAA
- a CDS encoding radical SAM protein encodes MLRERNVVLKNPRDVDVRFASCYPNLYRSAMSSLGFHILYDFLNSREDTYCERVVYPYSKSFESNTYLKKFDIVSFSLQYEQDYFNVLEMMDKGGIPLRKEDRTSDDPLIIAGGPCASSNPLPMSKFMDLFIVGEAEVILDDVLDKYLELDNPRKDIDAFLDIEGVYLPDNPVKIAVVEDMKDAWHPLRQIIPETDDKQFMPAFGRSFLLEVSRGCTRGCRFCMAGCIYRPRREMPVKKLFDIAEKGRQATGLNRIALIGAAVSDHSRIEELCMGLHERGFQVTTPSLRIESISTELLEILQESGLKTITIAPESIWKIRKVANKPITDEKIVETIKTAFKDKMNVKLYFMLGLPTETMEDVEDLSILIKRLTKMADRNKAVRISVNPFIPKPNTPFQWAGFDFNDIKSKIDYLRKLNLKSFKIENPKTSLVQYVLSNGDSDLGDVIERSWRDRVSIAEWKKLAVRRDPESELPWKNIDVGVKEEFLLEEYEKAIKGDITPWCETFGCYNCGACK; translated from the coding sequence ATGCTACGAGAACGAAACGTGGTCCTGAAAAATCCAAGGGATGTTGATGTAAGATTTGCATCATGCTACCCCAACCTTTACAGGAGCGCAATGTCTTCACTGGGTTTCCACATTCTCTACGACTTTTTAAACTCACGTGAGGATACCTACTGCGAGAGAGTTGTCTATCCCTACTCTAAAAGCTTTGAATCCAACACTTACCTCAAAAAATTTGACATCGTGAGTTTCTCCCTCCAGTACGAGCAGGACTATTTCAACGTCCTTGAGATGATGGATAAAGGAGGAATTCCCCTTCGAAAAGAGGATCGAACATCCGATGACCCCCTCATAATTGCAGGAGGGCCTTGTGCAAGTTCAAATCCCCTCCCAATGAGCAAATTCATGGATCTTTTCATTGTTGGAGAAGCTGAGGTTATCTTAGATGATGTTCTCGACAAGTACCTGGAACTGGACAACCCCAGAAAGGACATTGATGCGTTTCTTGACATTGAAGGAGTTTACCTGCCGGATAATCCCGTGAAAATAGCTGTGGTTGAGGATATGAAAGATGCATGGCACCCTTTAAGGCAGATCATACCTGAAACTGATGATAAACAGTTCATGCCCGCTTTTGGAAGGTCATTTCTTCTGGAAGTATCAAGAGGGTGCACCAGAGGCTGTAGGTTCTGCATGGCCGGGTGTATCTACAGACCAAGGCGTGAAATGCCAGTAAAAAAACTTTTTGATATTGCAGAGAAGGGCCGGCAGGCCACAGGACTCAACAGGATAGCTTTGATAGGTGCAGCAGTTTCAGACCATTCCCGGATAGAAGAGCTCTGCATGGGATTACATGAGAGGGGTTTTCAGGTTACAACACCCTCTTTAAGGATAGAATCCATCTCAACAGAACTGCTTGAAATACTTCAGGAGAGCGGACTTAAAACCATTACCATAGCCCCAGAATCAATATGGAAAATCAGAAAAGTTGCTAACAAACCTATAACCGATGAAAAGATAGTTGAAACCATAAAAACCGCTTTTAAGGACAAAATGAATGTTAAACTTTATTTCATGCTGGGTTTACCAACAGAAACTATGGAAGATGTTGAAGATCTGTCCATATTAATAAAAAGACTGACAAAAATGGCAGATAGAAATAAAGCTGTAAGAATAAGCGTAAATCCATTTATACCCAAACCAAATACCCCCTTCCAGTGGGCAGGATTTGATTTCAACGATATAAAATCCAAGATCGATTACTTAAGAAAACTTAATTTAAAGTCGTTTAAAATTGAAAATCCGAAAACATCCCTTGTACAGTACGTTTTATCAAACGGTGATTCAGATTTAGGGGATGTGATCGAAAGATCATGGCGAGACAGGGTTTCAATTGCAGAGTGGAAGAAACTTGCAGTCAGGAGAGATCCAGAAAGCGAGCTTCCATGGAAAAACATAGATGTTGGGGTTAAAGAGGAGTTCCTTCTTGAAGAATATGAAAAAGCCATCAAAGGAGATATAACTCCATGGTGCGAGACCTTTGGCTGTTACAACTGCGGTGCATGCAAATGA
- a CDS encoding amino acid permease gives MTDSGLKRSLGLFDVVSLVVGTIVGADIYIAASFGAGFLGPSSIFAWITAGLMAIIIALCFAECSSIIPRVGGPYAYAREAFGDLTGFLVGWSLLIAEWSAIAVFPLAFVAYLRYFYQAMPFWEQIIIKVLFVLFLTFVNYRGVKEAGKINDILTVLKIAPIFILTLIGVVFFILQPSQLISNFTPISPLGFGGFGSALVLIFWAYVGFELVTVPSDEIINAKKTIPRAILMGMGIVTLFYVLTNFVILGVVPWKELATSSAPLALAGYAVMGSIGAILLALGALFSISGSDEAGILSSARIPYAMAGDGLLPHAFAKVHPKYGTPYVSLFVQNSITLVAAIFGTINQLIVLSVFTLLFCYLLTCVSVFPLRKKFEGGIRLPKIIPALGIVICIYMMTQCALNQIIIGAVFIALGIPIFWRYATGEEIKAVKRDMVLGRGLFSKWFMYPEKALAHFLRHLYNFLNRLRKRTVFMLFNFLS, from the coding sequence ATGACTGATTCTGGATTGAAGCGCTCACTGGGTCTTTTTGATGTGGTAAGTCTGGTGGTTGGAACCATAGTTGGGGCAGATATTTACATTGCTGCATCTTTTGGAGCCGGATTTTTAGGTCCATCATCCATTTTTGCATGGATAACTGCAGGGTTAATGGCAATAATCATAGCCTTGTGTTTCGCTGAATGTTCCTCAATAATTCCAAGGGTTGGAGGACCTTACGCTTATGCAAGAGAAGCTTTTGGTGATCTTACGGGTTTTTTGGTTGGATGGTCCCTTTTGATAGCGGAGTGGAGTGCGATAGCAGTATTTCCCCTGGCATTTGTGGCATATCTACGATATTTTTACCAGGCCATGCCCTTTTGGGAACAGATAATAATAAAAGTTTTATTTGTCCTCTTCTTAACATTTGTAAATTACAGAGGCGTTAAAGAAGCAGGAAAAATTAACGATATATTAACTGTTTTAAAAATTGCACCAATTTTCATATTGACCTTAATCGGGGTCGTATTTTTTATTCTTCAACCTTCACAGCTCATATCCAATTTCACACCAATATCTCCCCTTGGATTTGGAGGTTTTGGAAGCGCCCTTGTACTGATATTCTGGGCTTATGTGGGATTTGAACTTGTAACAGTACCTTCAGATGAAATAATAAATGCAAAAAAAACCATTCCCCGGGCCATATTAATGGGGATGGGTATTGTAACCTTATTTTATGTATTGACCAACTTCGTGATCCTAGGTGTTGTTCCTTGGAAAGAACTTGCCACATCCTCTGCACCACTTGCACTGGCAGGATATGCTGTTATGGGGAGTATAGGGGCCATTTTATTGGCTTTAGGTGCTTTATTTTCTATTTCAGGATCTGATGAAGCAGGAATCTTATCATCAGCAAGGATACCCTATGCAATGGCAGGAGACGGTCTTTTACCCCATGCATTTGCAAAGGTACATCCAAAATACGGTACACCATACGTTTCATTGTTTGTACAAAACAGCATAACTCTTGTAGCAGCTATATTCGGAACCATAAATCAACTTATAGTTCTTTCGGTGTTCACACTTCTCTTTTGTTACCTGTTAACATGTGTATCTGTTTTTCCTTTGAGGAAGAAGTTTGAAGGCGGAATACGGCTTCCCAAGATAATACCCGCTTTAGGAATTGTTATATGTATTTATATGATGACCCAATGTGCTTTGAATCAAATAATTATAGGGGCCGTATTTATAGCATTGGGAATACCCATATTTTGGAGATATGCTACAGGAGAAGAGATCAAAGCTGTGAAAAGGGATATGGTTCTGGGAAGAGGTCTGTTTTCAAAATGGTTCATGTATCCTGAAAAGGCTTTAGCCCATTTTTTAAGACATCTCTATAATTTTTTGAACAGATTAAGGAAAAGAACAGTTTTTATGCTTTTTAATTTCTTAAGTTAA